Proteins encoded together in one Anopheles darlingi chromosome 3, idAnoDarlMG_H_01, whole genome shotgun sequence window:
- the LOC125956200 gene encoding putative cyclin-dependent serine/threonine-protein kinase DDB_G0272797/DDB_G0274007 isoform X6, with amino-acid sequence MSKNAWVTLATNDSYSLGALVVAHSLKRVHTVHQLAVLITPGVSEAMRTKLRNVFNLVEEVNLLDSKDEANLALLKRPELGITFTKLHCWRLMQYEKCVFLDADTLVLRNSDELFEREELSAAPDIGWPDCFNSGVYVYRPSLETFASLLQFAVTNGSFDGGDQGLLNAYFSDWAHKDIQKHLPFVYNTSSVATYSYLPAFKQFGHNTKILHFIGVSKPWLQNFNSETRKVYVPSECYHLANFLQYWWDIFCEDVHSRLSPDMQQVFSRWIAPGYKQVSGNQYRSTVSGTLYTAGHVAANHHHDHQAGSYHQEVQQQQQYEQHQQHQQQEQREQFIPSYDSVTVYVDPWEEFLQRQEREQEQRKQEEERLYFQYLNDLRSQEHLAQTRQEHEQWLTRQTQDHSQHHHHHHDHHRDHTHHQALQHHGHHHHQHQQQERSEAHLQEQQQQHHDANVFQRTEQWVDRMIQQHHHHDQGHWETPPGASSDSKHQSYQPSAGSGDGGTWKDQQQLTSESDGVMAKQSEPFPLRTDQPGHVPAQQEAPPQQSTATDGGHQDTGDGGGGSGGDSGGGVDACGLAGALAQLHLGEAKSLEQEAYEEHMRRQCWETGNIDYMGRDSFDNIWRRIQQTLNAGNATAVSDAATTATTSTTSTIVTVAPARSTRSPRSRSSTPKRDARDRSPTPQPEDKVPVEKKEARKKKPKLFQLLLSCISCAKKKRR; translated from the exons AAAACGCTTGGGTGACGTTAGCAACAAATGACTCCTACTCGCTGGGAGCTCTCGTGGTGGCGCATTCGTTGAAACGAGTGCACACCGTCCATCAGCTGGCCGTCCTGATAACACCCGGCGTGTCCGAGGCTATGAG GACAAAGCTGCGCAATGTGTTCAATCTGGTCGAAGAAGTGAACCTGCTGGACTCGAAGGATGAGGCGAACCTGGCGCTTCTGAAGCGTCCCGAGCTGGGCATTACCTTCACAAAACTGCACTGTTGGCGCCTGATGCAGTACGAAAAGTGTGTGTTCCTCGACGCCGACACGCTCGTGCTGCGCAACAGCGATGAGCTGTTCGAGCGCGAGGAGCTGTCCGCCGCACCGGACATCGGTTGGCCAGACTGCTTCAACTCGGGCGTCTACGTATACCGGCCCAGCCTGGAGACGTTCGCCAGTCTGCTGCAGTTTGCCGTTACCAACGGTAGCTTTGACGGTGGCGATCAGGGGCTGCTGAATGCGTACTTCTCCGATTGGGCGCACAAGGACATCCAGAAGCACTTGCCGTTCGTGTACAACACCTCGTCCGTTGCGACATACTCGTACTTGCCAGCATTTAAACA ATTTGGCCATAATACGAAAATTCTCCATTTCATCGGTGTCTCCAAACCGTGGCTGCAGAACTTTAACTCCGAGACGCGCAAAGTCTACGTACCGTCTGAGTGCTACCATCTGGCCAACTTTCTCCAGTACTGGTGGGACATATTCTGCGAGGATGTCCACTCTCGGCTGAGCCCCGATATG CAACAAGTTTTTAGCCGCTGGATAGCGCCAGGTTACAAGCAGGTTAGTGGCAACCAGTACCGCTCCACTGTCTCCGGCACGCTCTATACTGCTGGCCACGTTGCggccaatcatcatcatgatcatcaagCCGGAAGCTACCACCAGGaggtgcaacaacagcaacaatatgagcagcaccagcagcaccagcagcaagaacagAGAGAACAGTTCATTCCATCCTACGATTCGGTGACGGTTTATGTTGATCCATGGGAAGAGTTTCTGCAGAGACAAGAGCGCGAACAGGAGCAGCGcaagcaggaagaggagcgcCTGTATTTCCAATACTTGAACGATCTGCGCTCACAGGAACACCTTGCCCAAACTCGCCAAGAGCACGAGCAGTGGTTAACGCGCCAGACTCAAGATCATtctcagcatcaccaccatcatcatgatcaccaTCGCGATCATACGCATCATCAAGCTTTGCAGCACcatggtcatcatcatcatcagcatcagcagcaagagaGGAGTGAGGCTCACttgcaagagcagcagcagcagcatcatgatgctAATGTATTTCAGCGCACAGAGCAATGGGTTGATCGGATGatacagcaacaccaccatcatgaccAAGGACACTGGGAAACGCCACCTGGTGCCAGTTCCGATTCGAAGCACCAGTCCTACCAACCATCCGCTGGTAGTGGTGACGGAGGCACGTGGAAAGATCAACAGCAACTGACTTCCGAATCTGACGGCGTGATGGCAAAGCAATCCGAACCATTTCCGTTACGAACGGACCAACCAGGGCATGTTCCGGCTCAGCAAGAAGCGCCCCCACAACAAAGTACAGCCACAGACGGTGGGCACCAGGATacgggtgatggtggtggtggtagtggtggtgattctGGAGGAGGGGTCGACGCG TGTGGCCTTGCTGGTGCTTTGGCACAGCTTCATCTCGGCGAAGCAAAGTCGCTGGAGCAGGAAGCTTACGAGGAGCACATGCGCCGCCAGTGCTGGGAAACGGGTAATATCGATTACATGGGCCGGGACTCTTTCGACAATATTTGGCGGCGCATTCAGCAAACGCTCAATGCTGGTAATGCAACCGCGGTAAGCGACGCGGCTACCACAGCGACCACCTCTACCACTAGCACCATAGTGACGGTTGCACCAGCCCGTTCAACTCGTTCGccccgatcgcgatcgagcacACCGAAGCGGGACGCACGGGACCGTTCGCCGACACCACAGCCCGAGGACAAGGTGCCggtcgagaagaaggaag cgagaaagaaaaaaccgaaactctTTCAGTTACTACTATCCTGTATCTCTTGCGCCAAGAAAAAACGACGATAG
- the LOC125956200 gene encoding transcription factor btd isoform X1: MSKNAWVTLATNDSYSLGALVVAHSLKRVHTVHQLAVLITPGVSEAMRTKLRNVFNLVEEVNLLDSKDEANLALLKRPELGITFTKLHCWRLMQYEKCVFLDADTLVLRNSDELFEREELSAAPDIGWPDCFNSGVYVYRPSLETFASLLQFAVTNGSFDGGDQGLLNAYFSDWAHKDIQKHLPFVYNTSSVATYSYLPAFKQFGHNTKILHFIGVSKPWLQNFNSETRKVYVPSECYHLANFLQYWWDIFCEDVHSRLSPDMQQVFSRWIAPGYKQVSGNQYRSTVSGTLYTAGHVAANHHHDHQAGSYHQEVQQQQQYEQHQQHQQQEQREQFIPSYDSVTVYVDPWEEFLQRQEREQEQRKQEEERLYFQYLNDLRSQEHLAQTRQEHEQWLTRQTQDHSQHHHHHHDHHRDHTHHQALQHHGHHHHQHQQQERSEAHLQEQQQQHHDANVFQRTEQWVDRMIQQHHHHDQGHWETPPGASSDSKHQSYQPSAGSGDGGTWKDQQQLTSESDGVMAKQSEPFPLRTDQPGHVPAQQEAPPQQSTATDGGHQDTGDGGGGSGGDSGGGVDACGLAGALAQLHLGEAKSLEQEAYEEHMRRQCWETGNIDYMGRDSFDNIWRRIQQTLNAGNATAVSDAATTATTSTTSTIVTVAPARSTRSPRSRSSTPKRDARDRSPTPQPEDKVPVEKKEAHVVPPPAIAEEDDQSAIVVGSVDASVARNSQQHQHHKIPPPIQYDPTTNTTTLTKRVFAGYQQFITTKSPEGRTRSHTKLVYDPSVEDEEQQPKQQQEADDSDKRQKVATEGSDVVDSPIKPTRQPATKPAAVPQQEQPTTPTVAKTSTFSPAPLKPSVPAPPEPRPQPQQQQQQLAQESLAGKASASTIDSLQPVKTVRKKRTISPPSSSALPQAATNAATTTVTALTTSATTVQHTDAKIPPDQSPHKPRTLLLASNRSSSSSSNSQVAASSRSSGGPPAATSSNRTVTSAGPSLPKTAAAAPSLPPSASSPPSAQSSSPLTSPPTLPTRSVPPLLERRQQKQKDSLAATAVAATPTGAADESKVPPVPPRRKRESRTARLARLIRSFCTIL, from the exons AAAACGCTTGGGTGACGTTAGCAACAAATGACTCCTACTCGCTGGGAGCTCTCGTGGTGGCGCATTCGTTGAAACGAGTGCACACCGTCCATCAGCTGGCCGTCCTGATAACACCCGGCGTGTCCGAGGCTATGAG GACAAAGCTGCGCAATGTGTTCAATCTGGTCGAAGAAGTGAACCTGCTGGACTCGAAGGATGAGGCGAACCTGGCGCTTCTGAAGCGTCCCGAGCTGGGCATTACCTTCACAAAACTGCACTGTTGGCGCCTGATGCAGTACGAAAAGTGTGTGTTCCTCGACGCCGACACGCTCGTGCTGCGCAACAGCGATGAGCTGTTCGAGCGCGAGGAGCTGTCCGCCGCACCGGACATCGGTTGGCCAGACTGCTTCAACTCGGGCGTCTACGTATACCGGCCCAGCCTGGAGACGTTCGCCAGTCTGCTGCAGTTTGCCGTTACCAACGGTAGCTTTGACGGTGGCGATCAGGGGCTGCTGAATGCGTACTTCTCCGATTGGGCGCACAAGGACATCCAGAAGCACTTGCCGTTCGTGTACAACACCTCGTCCGTTGCGACATACTCGTACTTGCCAGCATTTAAACA ATTTGGCCATAATACGAAAATTCTCCATTTCATCGGTGTCTCCAAACCGTGGCTGCAGAACTTTAACTCCGAGACGCGCAAAGTCTACGTACCGTCTGAGTGCTACCATCTGGCCAACTTTCTCCAGTACTGGTGGGACATATTCTGCGAGGATGTCCACTCTCGGCTGAGCCCCGATATG CAACAAGTTTTTAGCCGCTGGATAGCGCCAGGTTACAAGCAGGTTAGTGGCAACCAGTACCGCTCCACTGTCTCCGGCACGCTCTATACTGCTGGCCACGTTGCggccaatcatcatcatgatcatcaagCCGGAAGCTACCACCAGGaggtgcaacaacagcaacaatatgagcagcaccagcagcaccagcagcaagaacagAGAGAACAGTTCATTCCATCCTACGATTCGGTGACGGTTTATGTTGATCCATGGGAAGAGTTTCTGCAGAGACAAGAGCGCGAACAGGAGCAGCGcaagcaggaagaggagcgcCTGTATTTCCAATACTTGAACGATCTGCGCTCACAGGAACACCTTGCCCAAACTCGCCAAGAGCACGAGCAGTGGTTAACGCGCCAGACTCAAGATCATtctcagcatcaccaccatcatcatgatcaccaTCGCGATCATACGCATCATCAAGCTTTGCAGCACcatggtcatcatcatcatcagcatcagcagcaagagaGGAGTGAGGCTCACttgcaagagcagcagcagcagcatcatgatgctAATGTATTTCAGCGCACAGAGCAATGGGTTGATCGGATGatacagcaacaccaccatcatgaccAAGGACACTGGGAAACGCCACCTGGTGCCAGTTCCGATTCGAAGCACCAGTCCTACCAACCATCCGCTGGTAGTGGTGACGGAGGCACGTGGAAAGATCAACAGCAACTGACTTCCGAATCTGACGGCGTGATGGCAAAGCAATCCGAACCATTTCCGTTACGAACGGACCAACCAGGGCATGTTCCGGCTCAGCAAGAAGCGCCCCCACAACAAAGTACAGCCACAGACGGTGGGCACCAGGATacgggtgatggtggtggtggtagtggtggtgattctGGAGGAGGGGTCGACGCG TGTGGCCTTGCTGGTGCTTTGGCACAGCTTCATCTCGGCGAAGCAAAGTCGCTGGAGCAGGAAGCTTACGAGGAGCACATGCGCCGCCAGTGCTGGGAAACGGGTAATATCGATTACATGGGCCGGGACTCTTTCGACAATATTTGGCGGCGCATTCAGCAAACGCTCAATGCTGGTAATGCAACCGCGGTAAGCGACGCGGCTACCACAGCGACCACCTCTACCACTAGCACCATAGTGACGGTTGCACCAGCCCGTTCAACTCGTTCGccccgatcgcgatcgagcacACCGAAGCGGGACGCACGGGACCGTTCGCCGACACCACAGCCCGAGGACAAGGTGCCggtcgagaagaaggaag CTCATGTCGTACCACCGCCGGCAATCGCAGAGGAAGATGATCAGAGCGCGATCGTGGTCGGTTCGGTGGATGCAAGTGTTGCTCGCAACagccaacagcaccagcatcataaGATACCTCCACCGATTCAATACGATCCGACCACCAACACGACCACATTGACCAAGCGAGTCTTTGCAGGTTACCAGCAGTTCATAACGACCAAGAGTCCCGAAGGGAGAACCCGTTCCCATACGAAACTCGTCTACGATCCCAGCGTCGAGGATGAGGAGCAACAAccaaagcagcaacaagaagctGATGACAGCGACAAACGGCAAAAGGTCGCAACGGAAGGAAGCGACGTAGTAGATAGTCCAATTAAGCCGACTAGACAACCGGCCACTAAACCTGCAGCAGTGCCTCAGCAGGAGCAGCCTACAACGCCAACCGTCGCGAAGACATCAACCTTTAGCCCAGCTCCATTGAAACCCTCTGTGCCAGCACCGCCAGAACCGAGACctcagccgcagcaacagcagcagcagttggcacAGGAATCGTTGGCAGGTAAAGCGAGTGCATCAACCATCGATTCACTGCAACCGGTCAAAACGGTGCGCAAAAAACGAACCATTtctccaccgtcgtcgtcggcgttaCCACAAGCTGCCACcaatgctgctactaccacagTCACAGCCCTCACTACCAGTGCCACTACAGTTCAGCACACTGACGCTAAAATCCCGCCGGATCAGTCGCCACATAAACCACGGACGCTGCTCTTGGCGTCGaacagatcatcatcatcatcatccaacagTCAAGTAGCAGCTTCCAGCCGATCATCTGGTGGTCCACCTGCGGCCACATCGTCCAACAGAACGGTGACGAGTGCGGGCCCCAGTCTGCCAAAAACTGCTGCAGCGGCCCCATCATTgccgccatcagcatcatcaccaccatcagcgcaatcatcatcaccattaacATCGCCGCCGACCTTACCGACGCGCTCAGTTCCGCCGCTGTTGGAGCGTCggcagcaaaaacagaaagacagtcttgcagcaacagcagtagcagcaacaccaaccggcGCGGCGGATGAGTCGAAGGTACCACCGGTACCGCCGCGCCGTAAGCGTGAATCAAGAACGGCACGCCTAG CACGACTTATCCGAAGCTTCTGTACGATTTTGTAG
- the LOC125956200 gene encoding putative cyclin-dependent serine/threonine-protein kinase DDB_G0272797/DDB_G0274007 isoform X7, with translation MSKNAWVTLATNDSYSLGALVVAHSLKRVHTVHQLAVLITPGVSEAMRTKLRNVFNLVEEVNLLDSKDEANLALLKRPELGITFTKLHCWRLMQYEKCVFLDADTLVLRNSDELFEREELSAAPDIGWPDCFNSGVYVYRPSLETFASLLQFAVTNGSFDGGDQGLLNAYFSDWAHKDIQKHLPFVYNTSSVATYSYLPAFKQFGHNTKILHFIGVSKPWLQNFNSETRKVYVPSECYHLANFLQYWWDIFCEDVHSRLSPDMQQVFSRWIAPGYKQVSGNQYRSTVSGTLYTAGHVAANHHHDHQAGSYHQEVQQQQQYEQHQQHQQQEQREQFIPSYDSVTVYVDPWEEFLQRQEREQEQRKQEEERLYFQYLNDLRSQEHLAQTRQEHEQWLTRQTQDHSQHHHHHHDHHRDHTHHQALQHHGHHHHQHQQQERSEAHLQEQQQQHHDANVFQRTEQWVDRMIQQHHHHDQGHWETPPGASSDSKHQSYQPSAGSGDGGTWKDQQQLTSESDGVMAKQSEPFPLRTDQPGHVPAQQEAPPQQSTATDGGHQDTGDGGGGSGGDSGGGVDACGLAGALAQLHLGEAKSLEQEAYEEHMRRQCWETGNIDYMGRDSFDNIWRRIQQTLNAGNATAVSDAATTATTSTTSTIVTVAPARSTRSPRSRSSTPKRDARDRSPTPQPEDKVPVEKKEAKDGKKH, from the exons AAAACGCTTGGGTGACGTTAGCAACAAATGACTCCTACTCGCTGGGAGCTCTCGTGGTGGCGCATTCGTTGAAACGAGTGCACACCGTCCATCAGCTGGCCGTCCTGATAACACCCGGCGTGTCCGAGGCTATGAG GACAAAGCTGCGCAATGTGTTCAATCTGGTCGAAGAAGTGAACCTGCTGGACTCGAAGGATGAGGCGAACCTGGCGCTTCTGAAGCGTCCCGAGCTGGGCATTACCTTCACAAAACTGCACTGTTGGCGCCTGATGCAGTACGAAAAGTGTGTGTTCCTCGACGCCGACACGCTCGTGCTGCGCAACAGCGATGAGCTGTTCGAGCGCGAGGAGCTGTCCGCCGCACCGGACATCGGTTGGCCAGACTGCTTCAACTCGGGCGTCTACGTATACCGGCCCAGCCTGGAGACGTTCGCCAGTCTGCTGCAGTTTGCCGTTACCAACGGTAGCTTTGACGGTGGCGATCAGGGGCTGCTGAATGCGTACTTCTCCGATTGGGCGCACAAGGACATCCAGAAGCACTTGCCGTTCGTGTACAACACCTCGTCCGTTGCGACATACTCGTACTTGCCAGCATTTAAACA ATTTGGCCATAATACGAAAATTCTCCATTTCATCGGTGTCTCCAAACCGTGGCTGCAGAACTTTAACTCCGAGACGCGCAAAGTCTACGTACCGTCTGAGTGCTACCATCTGGCCAACTTTCTCCAGTACTGGTGGGACATATTCTGCGAGGATGTCCACTCTCGGCTGAGCCCCGATATG CAACAAGTTTTTAGCCGCTGGATAGCGCCAGGTTACAAGCAGGTTAGTGGCAACCAGTACCGCTCCACTGTCTCCGGCACGCTCTATACTGCTGGCCACGTTGCggccaatcatcatcatgatcatcaagCCGGAAGCTACCACCAGGaggtgcaacaacagcaacaatatgagcagcaccagcagcaccagcagcaagaacagAGAGAACAGTTCATTCCATCCTACGATTCGGTGACGGTTTATGTTGATCCATGGGAAGAGTTTCTGCAGAGACAAGAGCGCGAACAGGAGCAGCGcaagcaggaagaggagcgcCTGTATTTCCAATACTTGAACGATCTGCGCTCACAGGAACACCTTGCCCAAACTCGCCAAGAGCACGAGCAGTGGTTAACGCGCCAGACTCAAGATCATtctcagcatcaccaccatcatcatgatcaccaTCGCGATCATACGCATCATCAAGCTTTGCAGCACcatggtcatcatcatcatcagcatcagcagcaagagaGGAGTGAGGCTCACttgcaagagcagcagcagcagcatcatgatgctAATGTATTTCAGCGCACAGAGCAATGGGTTGATCGGATGatacagcaacaccaccatcatgaccAAGGACACTGGGAAACGCCACCTGGTGCCAGTTCCGATTCGAAGCACCAGTCCTACCAACCATCCGCTGGTAGTGGTGACGGAGGCACGTGGAAAGATCAACAGCAACTGACTTCCGAATCTGACGGCGTGATGGCAAAGCAATCCGAACCATTTCCGTTACGAACGGACCAACCAGGGCATGTTCCGGCTCAGCAAGAAGCGCCCCCACAACAAAGTACAGCCACAGACGGTGGGCACCAGGATacgggtgatggtggtggtggtagtggtggtgattctGGAGGAGGGGTCGACGCG TGTGGCCTTGCTGGTGCTTTGGCACAGCTTCATCTCGGCGAAGCAAAGTCGCTGGAGCAGGAAGCTTACGAGGAGCACATGCGCCGCCAGTGCTGGGAAACGGGTAATATCGATTACATGGGCCGGGACTCTTTCGACAATATTTGGCGGCGCATTCAGCAAACGCTCAATGCTGGTAATGCAACCGCGGTAAGCGACGCGGCTACCACAGCGACCACCTCTACCACTAGCACCATAGTGACGGTTGCACCAGCCCGTTCAACTCGTTCGccccgatcgcgatcgagcacACCGAAGCGGGACGCACGGGACCGTTCGCCGACACCACAGCCCGAGGACAAGGTGCCggtcgagaagaaggaag CCAAAGACGGGAAAAAGCATTAA
- the LOC125956200 gene encoding dendritic arbor reduction protein 1 isoform X2, translating to MSKNAWVTLATNDSYSLGALVVAHSLKRVHTVHQLAVLITPGVSEAMRTKLRNVFNLVEEVNLLDSKDEANLALLKRPELGITFTKLHCWRLMQYEKCVFLDADTLVLRNSDELFEREELSAAPDIGWPDCFNSGVYVYRPSLETFASLLQFAVTNGSFDGGDQGLLNAYFSDWAHKDIQKHLPFVYNTSSVATYSYLPAFKQFGHNTKILHFIGVSKPWLQNFNSETRKVYVPSECYHLANFLQYWWDIFCEDVHSRLSPDMQQVFSRWIAPGYKQVSGNQYRSTVSGTLYTAGHVAANHHHDHQAGSYHQEVQQQQQYEQHQQHQQQEQREQFIPSYDSVTVYVDPWEEFLQRQEREQEQRKQEEERLYFQYLNDLRSQEHLAQTRQEHEQWLTRQTQDHSQHHHHHHDHHRDHTHHQALQHHGHHHHQHQQQERSEAHLQEQQQQHHDANVFQRTEQWVDRMIQQHHHHDQGHWETPPGASSDSKHQSYQPSAGSGDGGTWKDQQQLTSESDGVMAKQSEPFPLRTDQPGHVPAQQEAPPQQSTATDGGHQDTGDGGGGSGGDSGGGVDACGLAGALAQLHLGEAKSLEQEAYEEHMRRQCWETGNIDYMGRDSFDNIWRRIQQTLNAGNATAVSDAATTATTSTTSTIVTVAPARSTRSPRSRSSTPKRDARDRSPTPQPEDKVPVEKKEGYQQFITTKSPEGRTRSHTKLVYDPSVEDEEQQPKQQQEADDSDKRQKVATEGSDVVDSPIKPTRQPATKPAAVPQQEQPTTPTVAKTSTFSPAPLKPSVPAPPEPRPQPQQQQQQLAQESLAGKASASTIDSLQPVKTVRKKRTISPPSSSALPQAATNAATTTVTALTTSATTVQHTDAKIPPDQSPHKPRTLLLASNRSSSSSSNSQVAASSRSSGGPPAATSSNRTVTSAGPSLPKTAAAAPSLPPSASSPPSAQSSSPLTSPPTLPTRSVPPLLERRQQKQKDSLAATAVAATPTGAADESKVPPVPPRRKRESRTARLARLIRSFCTIL from the exons AAAACGCTTGGGTGACGTTAGCAACAAATGACTCCTACTCGCTGGGAGCTCTCGTGGTGGCGCATTCGTTGAAACGAGTGCACACCGTCCATCAGCTGGCCGTCCTGATAACACCCGGCGTGTCCGAGGCTATGAG GACAAAGCTGCGCAATGTGTTCAATCTGGTCGAAGAAGTGAACCTGCTGGACTCGAAGGATGAGGCGAACCTGGCGCTTCTGAAGCGTCCCGAGCTGGGCATTACCTTCACAAAACTGCACTGTTGGCGCCTGATGCAGTACGAAAAGTGTGTGTTCCTCGACGCCGACACGCTCGTGCTGCGCAACAGCGATGAGCTGTTCGAGCGCGAGGAGCTGTCCGCCGCACCGGACATCGGTTGGCCAGACTGCTTCAACTCGGGCGTCTACGTATACCGGCCCAGCCTGGAGACGTTCGCCAGTCTGCTGCAGTTTGCCGTTACCAACGGTAGCTTTGACGGTGGCGATCAGGGGCTGCTGAATGCGTACTTCTCCGATTGGGCGCACAAGGACATCCAGAAGCACTTGCCGTTCGTGTACAACACCTCGTCCGTTGCGACATACTCGTACTTGCCAGCATTTAAACA ATTTGGCCATAATACGAAAATTCTCCATTTCATCGGTGTCTCCAAACCGTGGCTGCAGAACTTTAACTCCGAGACGCGCAAAGTCTACGTACCGTCTGAGTGCTACCATCTGGCCAACTTTCTCCAGTACTGGTGGGACATATTCTGCGAGGATGTCCACTCTCGGCTGAGCCCCGATATG CAACAAGTTTTTAGCCGCTGGATAGCGCCAGGTTACAAGCAGGTTAGTGGCAACCAGTACCGCTCCACTGTCTCCGGCACGCTCTATACTGCTGGCCACGTTGCggccaatcatcatcatgatcatcaagCCGGAAGCTACCACCAGGaggtgcaacaacagcaacaatatgagcagcaccagcagcaccagcagcaagaacagAGAGAACAGTTCATTCCATCCTACGATTCGGTGACGGTTTATGTTGATCCATGGGAAGAGTTTCTGCAGAGACAAGAGCGCGAACAGGAGCAGCGcaagcaggaagaggagcgcCTGTATTTCCAATACTTGAACGATCTGCGCTCACAGGAACACCTTGCCCAAACTCGCCAAGAGCACGAGCAGTGGTTAACGCGCCAGACTCAAGATCATtctcagcatcaccaccatcatcatgatcaccaTCGCGATCATACGCATCATCAAGCTTTGCAGCACcatggtcatcatcatcatcagcatcagcagcaagagaGGAGTGAGGCTCACttgcaagagcagcagcagcagcatcatgatgctAATGTATTTCAGCGCACAGAGCAATGGGTTGATCGGATGatacagcaacaccaccatcatgaccAAGGACACTGGGAAACGCCACCTGGTGCCAGTTCCGATTCGAAGCACCAGTCCTACCAACCATCCGCTGGTAGTGGTGACGGAGGCACGTGGAAAGATCAACAGCAACTGACTTCCGAATCTGACGGCGTGATGGCAAAGCAATCCGAACCATTTCCGTTACGAACGGACCAACCAGGGCATGTTCCGGCTCAGCAAGAAGCGCCCCCACAACAAAGTACAGCCACAGACGGTGGGCACCAGGATacgggtgatggtggtggtggtagtggtggtgattctGGAGGAGGGGTCGACGCG TGTGGCCTTGCTGGTGCTTTGGCACAGCTTCATCTCGGCGAAGCAAAGTCGCTGGAGCAGGAAGCTTACGAGGAGCACATGCGCCGCCAGTGCTGGGAAACGGGTAATATCGATTACATGGGCCGGGACTCTTTCGACAATATTTGGCGGCGCATTCAGCAAACGCTCAATGCTGGTAATGCAACCGCGGTAAGCGACGCGGCTACCACAGCGACCACCTCTACCACTAGCACCATAGTGACGGTTGCACCAGCCCGTTCAACTCGTTCGccccgatcgcgatcgagcacACCGAAGCGGGACGCACGGGACCGTTCGCCGACACCACAGCCCGAGGACAAGGTGCCggtcgagaagaaggaag GTTACCAGCAGTTCATAACGACCAAGAGTCCCGAAGGGAGAACCCGTTCCCATACGAAACTCGTCTACGATCCCAGCGTCGAGGATGAGGAGCAACAAccaaagcagcaacaagaagctGATGACAGCGACAAACGGCAAAAGGTCGCAACGGAAGGAAGCGACGTAGTAGATAGTCCAATTAAGCCGACTAGACAACCGGCCACTAAACCTGCAGCAGTGCCTCAGCAGGAGCAGCCTACAACGCCAACCGTCGCGAAGACATCAACCTTTAGCCCAGCTCCATTGAAACCCTCTGTGCCAGCACCGCCAGAACCGAGACctcagccgcagcaacagcagcagcagttggcacAGGAATCGTTGGCAGGTAAAGCGAGTGCATCAACCATCGATTCACTGCAACCGGTCAAAACGGTGCGCAAAAAACGAACCATTtctccaccgtcgtcgtcggcgttaCCACAAGCTGCCACcaatgctgctactaccacagTCACAGCCCTCACTACCAGTGCCACTACAGTTCAGCACACTGACGCTAAAATCCCGCCGGATCAGTCGCCACATAAACCACGGACGCTGCTCTTGGCGTCGaacagatcatcatcatcatcatccaacagTCAAGTAGCAGCTTCCAGCCGATCATCTGGTGGTCCACCTGCGGCCACATCGTCCAACAGAACGGTGACGAGTGCGGGCCCCAGTCTGCCAAAAACTGCTGCAGCGGCCCCATCATTgccgccatcagcatcatcaccaccatcagcgcaatcatcatcaccattaacATCGCCGCCGACCTTACCGACGCGCTCAGTTCCGCCGCTGTTGGAGCGTCggcagcaaaaacagaaagacagtcttgcagcaacagcagtagcagcaacaccaaccggcGCGGCGGATGAGTCGAAGGTACCACCGGTACCGCCGCGCCGTAAGCGTGAATCAAGAACGGCACGCCTAG CACGACTTATCCGAAGCTTCTGTACGATTTTGTAG